In Paludibaculum fermentans, the genomic stretch GCGGCGACAATGAGTTCGACACCCAGGACATGGGCGCTGGCGGACTGCAGGAGGCGAATGCCGGCGAACACTCCGGTGACCAGGGCTCCCACCGCCACGGCCGCCCATTTTCCGTTGATCCGCCACAGGCAGGCTGCCGAGGCTGCGACCTGCATGCTGAACGGGAAGAACAGACGGCGGTCGCCAGTCCAATGGAACAGGGCCAGCCAGAAGAGTCCGCCGGCAGCGGCCTGCAGCATCGCCCAGCCGCCGGATTCCCTGGTGCGCAACGTCACAACCAGAATGGCGGCCATCAGGGCCCACGGCCAGCCGCCCAAAAATGCAGCGGAGGTCAGCAGGGCCACGGCGGCAAGATTTGACGGGAGCGTGCCCTGGAAGGGTTCCCCTTGGGCCGGCAGTTCGATTGAAAGGGCCATCCGACCTATGATTCCCAGGCGAGGCCGGTGGATGGATTAAATGTTGAGTCCCGAGCTCTGGTAGGCTCCAGGGGATGGGCCATCGATTGCAGTTCCGGCAGCTGAAGGGTAGTTGGGCGGTTTGCCGGCTGGGTGCCGAGGACGCGATTCCGGATTGGGCGGGGCGTGGGCCGTTTGTTTCCATCACGCGAACTCCCGAGGAGTTGTCGGTGGTCTGCCCGGCGGATCAGGCGCCGGATGGGATCCGCGCTCAAGCTGGTTGGGCGTGCCTGCAACTGGCGGGGCCTTTCGATTTCGCACTGACCGGGATCCTGGCGTCATTTCTGCAGCCCCTGGCGGAGGCGGCGGTGCCGATCTTCGCGCTGTCGACCTTCGACACCGATTGGGTGCTGATCCCGGAGCCGCATCTGGCGCGGGCGCTGGACGCGCTACGCGCCGCCGGACATGACCTGATCGTTTAGCGGCCGGCGGGCGGCGCCAGCCAGACGTGGACTGGTTCGTCGCGGTCGCAGGTCAGTTGTCCATCCTTCAATTTCAGTTCGGCCATCTGCAGGAGCGTGTGGCGGCCGGAGTTGGGCACGGAGGGATCCGCGTCGGCCCCGCTCTGATGCGTGAAGTAGATGATGTAGGCCCGGTCTCCGCTGACGACGACATCGGCATGCTGGCCTTTTTCGCGGTCTGTCGGCAGCTTGCCGCCGTCACGCAGGATAGGTTCCGCCTGGGCCGTCCACTTGTTGGTATCCGGCGACGAGTAGACCGCGATGCCCTTCCACATGTCGGTGATCATCCAGTAGCGGCCCTGCCAGAGGAAGACTTTGGCGCCTTCGCCGGCACGGTCGTCGACGGCGACGCCGCCCGGGTTCCACTGGTTCAGGTCCGGGCTGTCGGCGTAGTAGATATGGCTCTTGTCCCGTTCGTTCTTGTACCAGAGCCGCCACTGGCCGTTCTTCAGCCGGATGACGGTGGCGTCGATCACGCGGTCTGACGCCAGGGGCAGTTTGACGCCATGGCTCCAGTGCAGCAGGTCGGTGCTGGTGAGATGGACGATGTCGCGCGGCGCGTTCCAGTCGGGAAACGTGCCCGGTACCACGGAGAGGAACATGTGATAGACCTTGCCGTCGTCAATGACATCGGGCGCCCAGAGCGAGTAATCCGGCTTGCCGTAGTCGATGTCGGCCACGCCGCGGTACTTCCAACTCGCTCCGTTGTCGATGGATTCCGCGATGCCGATGCGGGTGCCATGCACCCAGGCCACGCCCGGCAGATCGGGCACGTTGGCGCGACGGTTGGTGTAGAGCATGAACCAGCGCTTCTCGGCGCGGTTCCAGACGAGCACGGAATCGGCGGCGCCGTCGTGGACGGGGTCGCGGAAGAGTGGCTTGGCGGCGATCTTGCCCTGTTGCGCTTTCACTGGCGTAGTGAGGCAGCAGGCGGCGCCCAGCACCAGCAACAGGGACTTCGTGAGACGAGGAAACAGCAGTGCGTTCACGCCGACTATCGTACTCCGTCCCGTTGGACGGTCTCGCGGGCGGCGGCGCGAAGGGGCGAAACTGGAAGGATGCACGGATTCGCTCTGTTCCTTGGCGTCGCGATGCTCGCACAGGTCCCTGTATCGGCCCAGCAGCCCCTGTTCTCCTTTGGGGCGATCGCGGATGTGCAGTATGCCGACAAGGATGACGCGATCGGCCGGCAGTATCGCGTGTCGACGGCGAAGTTGGCGGCGTGCGCGAACCTGTTGAATCGGGAGAGGCTGGAGTTTGTGGTGCACCTCGGCGACCTGATCGATGAGGGCGCGGGCAACCTGGAGGTGATTCGGAAGGTCTATGGGCAGATCCAGGCGCCGCGGTATTACGTGCTGGGCAACCATGACTTCACGGCCGGGCGCTCCACGTTGATGTCCGTCCTGGGACTGAACAGGCCTTACTACGACTTCTCAGTAAAGGGATGGACCTTCGTTGTCCTGGATGGCATGAACGAGAGCGTGGCGGGCGGCTGGCCGGAGGCGGATCCGCATGCGCAGGCCGGGCGGGCCACATTGGATGCCTTGAAGAAAGCCGGCCTTTCCAACGCCCAGTCCTGGAATGGAGCCGTGGGTCCGGCACAGAGGAGATGGCTGCAGGAGACGCTTGCCCGCGCAGCCGGTCAGGGCAACCGCGTCATCGTCTTCAGTCACTTCCCGGTGCTGGCCGCCTCGTGCCGGCCGGAGCACCTGCTGTGGGATCACGAGGAGGTCCTGCGGATTCTCGAAGCCAGCTCCGCCACAGCAGCCTACCTGAACGGACACGACCATAAGGGCGGGGCGGCGTTGCATTCGGGCATCCCCTACGTCACGTTGCCCGGCATGGTGGAGCATGCGGTGAACGAGAGTTGCCAGGTGGTGGACGTGTATCCGGACGGGCTGGTGGTCCGCCAGGCGGGCGCGGGATCGGGCCGCTCCTTCCCGTTGCGCTAGACGAGCGAGTATTGGAGGTGCTCGCCCCGGCCGATGCGGACCGCGTCGGCGACCTCATAGATTAGGATGATCCCGTCGTCTCCGAGTCCGGTGCGCGCGACGCGGTTCAGCAGTTCCACCACATCATCGGCACGTTCGTGGGAAACGAGCATCTCCAGGCGCACTCTTGGGGTACTGGCCCGATATTCGGCTCCGCGGTAGAAGGCCCGGGGCCCGTCGGGGCCGCCGTGGTCCATGATCTGGGACATCATCACACCCACGATGCCCTGTTGCTCCAGCGCCGCCTGGACGTCGTCGAGCCTGGCCGGATGGATGTTCGCCTCGATCTTCAGCATGAGTTGGAATTGCCTCCCAACCCGAGACTATTCTGAACTCCGTAAGGAAGTCATGACCGGGGCATAAAGAGAGCATAAAGCCGCCGCTGGGGCCGCCGGGCGGGAAAATTCCTACAATCCGTCCGCAGCCGCCGGAGACTACACTGAAGCCATCAAGGCCGAATCCGTCTGGGAAAGAGAGTCACCATGAGCGAGCAGCCCGTGCAGCAGAACGTTGTCATCAAAGACGTCCGCCCATACCTCCGCCTGCGGCGCGCGGCGGAGGCGATTGATTTCTATATCAGGGCGTTTGGAGCGGAGGAGGTCCTGCGGCTGACCGAGCCGGGGGGCCGCATCGGCCATGCCGAGATCAGGATCGGACCGGCGACTGTCTACCTGGCCGACGAGTATCCTGAGTTCGGCATTCGCGGACCCGAGTCGCTGGGCGGAGCGACGAGTGCCCTCCAGTTGGATGTCGATCAGGTCGACGCCCTGGTGGAGCGGGCCAGCCAGGCGGGCGCGACCATTGTGCGGCCGCCCGGGGATGAGTTCTACGGGCAGCGCGCCGCTGTTGTGCGCGATCCCTTTGGACATGAGTGGATGTTCGCCCAAACGATTGAGGCCGTTTCGCCGGAGGAGATGCAGCGCCGCTTCGAAGCGCTGCTCGAGTAGTCCGCGGTACACTGCGCTGTCAGGCAAAATACGTCCGCCCTGTAACCTTTCGATAGCAGAACGCGCATCCTGTTAGTGTGCGATGGGATCCGGTCCTGGTTCGGTCCTCGGCAGCGCGATGGATCGGGCCAGTCAGGGGATGCCCGCGCAGGTATGCATTTCGAAACAGCTCATACCAATCGAGAAGGGAATATTAAATTGCAGAACAGACCTACTCAAGGGACCGGACGGCGGACCTTTCTCCAGACCGCAACGGCCGGTGTTGCGCTCGCCGGCTCAGTCAACGCAGGGCCTGGGACAGGCGTCGCGCGCGCTCTTACTGAGAAGGAAAAGCTCGCACGGCTGGCCTCCAACACCTGGCCGCTTAGAACTCTCTTCAAATCCCGGCCCACGTCCCGGCCGGTTGGTCCGGAGGTGGAAGCCTTCCGGAAGAAATACGGGCAGATCACGATGCTCGACTTCCCGCAGTTCACGAAGGACACGTTCCCCGGCGTCTGGCACATGGATCTGTGGTCGTCGCTGTTTGGCGATGTCACGGACCAGAGCATGTACGTCGGCTCCACGGTGATGATGGGCGAGAACAAGCGCACCGTCTACGAGTTCGACCCCTCTACGCCGTCGTCCAAGAAGTGGCTCACCACGCTGGCGGGCAAGATGGCCGCGGGCGGTGTGCTTTGCCACCACATCTCCAACAATGCCCCGCGCGACATCTGCGATCTCGATCCCGAGAAGCGCAAAGCCGGCATCGACGTGGCGAAGAAGTGGCTGGATGGCGCGGCCATTCTCGGCGCCAAGACGATGCGTGTCAATACCGGCGGGCCGCGGATCGCGCCCAGCGCCGTGGCCACGTCCGACTACCCGCGCAACGACGAAGTGGTGAAGTACCTCAGCAACGCGATTGAGTCCTTCAAGGAGATGGCCGACTACGGGCAGAAGGTCGGCGTCAAGGTCACCATCGAGAACCACTGGGGCCTCAGCGCCAATCCGCTGCACGTGCGGATCATCCTCGACGAAGTGAATCATCCCTTCTGCGAAGCCTCGCCGGACTTCTGCAACTGGGAGCACGAGTACATGCTGTATCACGCGCTGGACGATCTTGCTCCTTACGCGCACTCCACGGTGCATGCCAAGACCTGGAGCCGCTGGAAGGAAGTGGATGTGCAACGGTGTGTGCGCATCATGACAGCCAACAAGTTCCAGGGGATCTTCGCGCTTGAGTACGAAGAGGGTCCGTGGGATGGCGTCGACGGCGCCCGCTACCTGATGAAGGAAGTACTGGCCGCCCTCTAGTAGTTGGACTTCACAAATGCCGGCAGGCGCAATCCGTCTGCCGGCATTTGTGCGTCTGGTGGACTTACGGCCGCACAGGCGGCAGGGTACTGGACCCGCTGGTATTCAGACACGAGGGATGGCCGAAGCCGCTGGCGCTGTTGCCCGTGCCGCCATTGGGATTGGCGGTGATGTCGAAGATGATGTTGTCGGGATGCGTGGGATCGGCGTTGAACAGGCTGGCCGGTCCGGGTACGGCGGGCACGGCTCCGTTCACCGCCATGTGGTCGAGTTTGAGGAGGTTGCGCACCCTCCACGCGATGTTGTGGTCGGCGCACGAGGTGTCTCCGCTGACGCCGACGCCGCCGATGATCCTGTGACCCTCGGCATAGAGGGCCAGTCCTCCGCCGAACACGTTCACGCCGCCGATCGTGTTGCCCACCATGGGGTCGTTGGACGTGCCATTCTTGGAAGCCGGGCCTTTGTAAGCGACGGAGGTGTCCACCGGGTTGCTGTGTTGCAGGCCATACAGGCTGCCACCCGGTTGCACGGCGGAGTAGAGGTTGGCCGTGGAGAGAGCCAGGCCGCCCACTTGCCCCGAGCCGTTGTCGTTCGACGACGCGTCGAGGCTGAAGGCGTTCGCGGCATTCGCCTTTTGCGCCGAGATGACACGGCTGCCGGGCCACTGCGCGCCGCGATTTTCTCCCGAGAAGGCCACGGCGCAGACCACGCCGTCGCGGTTCACGAGGGTGGCCCACATCTGATTGTTGAGGCCGCTGGTTTCAGTGGCCGTGGCGGAGGCCAGCGCGCTCTTCAACTCCGCATAGCCCGGCAGACGCGAGCACTCGGAGTTGTTGTTGCCATTGCCGGGAGAGTCGTCGAACGCAGCTCCCATGGCAATGAAAGAAAAGGTGAAAAGCAGGCAGAGTGTCAGGCTCTTTGCCGGACCCCAGGGTCGAATCATGTTCGTCCTCCGAAACGAGATCTCTCCTGGCTACCGATGTCTTCGGATGCCAGGGACGTTCATGACCGGGCCTCCCTCCGCTGGCTTTGTTCCGCTCTTTGCCTGGCGGTTCGAAAGCCCCCGGAGCCAATTGAATATAACTCAATACAGATAATCTGGGAAGAGAATCTTCTGTTCGCGGCCGTCGTCTATTCGCCGTTGCGCAGGTCCTTTAGCGGCTGGGGCGTGTAGGAAATCGAGCTGAAGCGTACCTCGCAGCCGTGCCCCATGGGCGATTGCACCAGGAAGCCGGCCTGCAGCGGCAGCGGCGCCAGGCCGAACGCCCGGACAAACTGCCACGGCCCTTCCGCGCTGGTGGCGTAGTGAAAGGCGTAGCCTCGTCCGATGCGGGCCACGCGCAGGAATACGCGATTACCGTCGATCACCACGGAATTGCAGTCGTCCGAAGCGCCGCAGGTGACTACCGACACCACCATGGGCTGGCGTTGGGGCGAGTACTCGAAACAGAGCTTTGCCCAGTTCGAATCGTCCTGGTGGAGCAGCAGGACGCCGGCATCGAAGGTGCCTTCGAACTGGACCTCCACGCAGGCGCTGAGCATGAACTCCGCGTCCGGTTGGAACAGCAGCATGGCCGCATCCAGTTTGCGGGCGTCGCCGATTGGATCCAGGAACAGATCGGTGCCCGGTTGAGCCTGTCCTTGCAGTACATCCTCACTGGCCGTCCAAACATTGGGCACCGTGGAGTGAAGCGCCGCAGGCAGGCCCGGGAGCAGAATGGGTTCTTCGGTCAAAGTCATCACCTCGTATTCAGGTTGCGGAAGCGGCTAGCGCGCTGTCCAGCCGCCATCGATCAACATCGTATGCCCGGTAATCATGGAGGCCGCGCCTGAGGCCAGGAAGACGACAGCGCCGGCCACCTCCATGGGTTCGCCAATGCGGTGCAGCGCGGCGATGCGTTCGACGACATCGGCCCGGAAGGCGTCGTCGGCCAGGACTTCCGCATTGCCGGGTGTCGCGATGAACGTGGGCGCCACGGCGTTGACGCGAATCCCGTGTTTGCCCCACTCCACCGCCAGGCATCTGGTCATGTGCACCAGCGCGGCTTTCGTCATGCAGTAGACGGAAACTCCAGGCAGGGCCACGAAACCGGCCTGCGAGCTGAGCGTCACGATCGAGCCGCCCTGCTGCCGCATCATCACCTGGGCGGCTGCCTGGCTGGCGAAGAAGGCGCTCTTTACGTTCAGGGAGAACTGCCGGTCGTACTCCGCCTCGGTCACGGCTTCAGCCGGATTCACCTCGGCCATGCCCACGTTGTTGACCAGGATGTCCAGGCGGCCGAATTGCGCGGCGGCGGACTCCACTGCCTGGTGAATCTGTTGCAGCGACGACACATCCATCTGGAGCCGCAGGGCCTTGCGGCCCATTGCTTCGATCTCCTCCGCCAAGCCTCCGTCGGACGAGGCATCGCGCAGGCCGAGGGCGACGTCGGCTCCGGCATGTGCCAGGGCCAGTGAAATGGCCCGGCCCAGGCCGCGCGCGGCGCCTGTCACCAGGGCGGTCCGGCCCGTCAGATCGAATCGTGGATACTCAGCCATCCCGACCAGCTTACCCGCTCCCGCATCCTGCCGGCCTGGGGTGATAGACAATGGAGCATTCGCCATGAATTTCTCCACGCCGACAGAGACCACTCCACGAATCGCGCTTGTGACCGGAGCCGGCAGCGGCATTGGGCGGGCCTGCGCCCTGGCGCTGCAATCCGCCGGCTATTCCGTGGTGCTGGCGGGCCGGCGCGAGGCGGCACTGCAGGAGACCGCGGGGCTTGCCACGCCTGGAGGCGGCAGTATGCTGGCGGTGCCCACGGACGTCGGCAAGCCGGAGTCCGTCCAGGCGCTGTTCGCGGCCATTCGCAGCCACTTTGGACGCCTGGACCTGCTCTTCAACAATGCCGGCGCCAATGCTCCGGGCATCCCCATGGAGGAGTTGTCGTTTGAGCAGTGGAACGCGGTGGTGGCTGTGAATCTTACGGGCCCGTTCCTGTGTGCCCAGCAGGCCATCCGGCTGATGAAGGAGCAGGAGCCGCGGGGCGGCCGCATTATCAACAACGGCTCGATCTCGGCGCACGCACCGCGGCCGGGTTCCGCGCCTTACACCGCGACGAAACATGCGATCACGGGCCTGACGAAGTGCATCTCTCTGGATGGCCGCGAGTACGACATTGCCTGCGGCCAGATCGACATCGGGAATGCGGCGACGGAGATGACGCAGCGGATGACTTCCGGGGTGCGGCAGGCCAATGGATCGACCATGGTGGAGCCTCGCATGGATGTGAGGCATGTTGCCGACGCTATCCTCTACATGGCCGGACTGCCGTTGGATGCCAATGTCCAGTTCCTGACTGTCATGGCCACGACCATGCCGTTCATCGGGCGCGGCTAGGCACTTTCTTCAAAAACTCGTTCCCTGGGCCCCGAACCCGTGTCTGACCGAGCAATCCCGGACGCATGCACACCGCACGGCCGGTACTGGACACAAGGGGATTCAACAAATGAAACCATGGATCGCGCTCTGTCAGGATACGTTTGCCCGCTCACTGAAGCGTGGCACTTTTTTGCTTGCCGTCCTTTCGGCGGCCGTCTGCGCCCAGGCGCAAACACCGGTTACTCTCTTCGGCGCATTGTCCAATTTCGATGTGCTCAACGACACGAAAGAGCCGGCCTATGGGTTCGAAATCGAGCTCCATGGCGTCTCCAGTGTTGGCGGGACCTTCAATTGGAATCGCTTTGGCGCGGCCAACATTGTGCCGTTCCAGGGCGGCGTTTATGTTCGTTACCTGTCCGGCTATGATCCGGCGACGAAGCAGTACCTGACCGCGACACCGGCGGCTGTCGACTTCACCCCGACCAACGGCCATCAGTGTGTCCTGGGCACGCTGAACTACCAGACCAGCGGCTGTGAGCACTTCGGCGTGTGGACGTACCAGAATCCGACCGCGACCTACTATTACTGGCTGGTGGCGGATCCAGCCAACCCGGGCACGTTGAAGCGCTATGGTTCACCGGTTTCCATTCCCGCGCCAGTTTGGACTGTAATCCAACCCGCCAAGCCGGCTGATCCCGTGCAGGTCGCCGCCGACATCGTGGCGCCCATCCAGCCCGTTGCCGCTTTCCAGTATGGCGATGCGCAGTGGATGAAAGTGTACAAAACCGAACACAAGCGCAAGGTCGGGCTCGACGAGCTCGTCACCGACAACGCTGTCGTTCCGGAGGATCCGGCCCAGGTGGAAACCTCCTGGTATCTGGTGCAGGCCAAGATCGGAGGCAAGGGCAAACGCAATCAGAAGCGCAACCAAGGAGCCCTGGGCGGCGGTTCCCAGGCAGTGGTTCGCCGCTATGAGTTCTACAAGTTTGCGGGCACCTACGATGCCATCACGCACGAAGCGATCTGCGCGGACGCGCTCTGCAACGTGCCGGCCGATGCCGAAGTGGGCAATTACATCGGGGCCCAGATGGCTGCCGCGGATCTCGATGGCCCCGCAGTGGTCGATCTGACCGTCGCCACCGCAGGCAGCGGCCTGGTCACCGGCAACGTCGGGTCCATCAAGTGTCCGGGCGTCTGCTCTGCCTCGCTGAACACCGGCACTTCCGTTACTCTCACTGCTGCCGCCGCCAAAGGCGTCGTGTTCGCCGGGTGGGGAGGCGCCTGCCAGGGCACAGCGCTCACCTGCACGTTCACTATGAATGCGGCGACCTCGGTGACCGCCTCCTTTAAGTCCTCGTTTACGCTTTCAGTGAACCGGGCCGGTAAGGGCGTAGTGACGAGTGCTCCGGCCGGTATCGACTGCGGCGGGCGCGGCAGCTGCTCCAACACCTTCCCGCAGGATGCCCAGGTGACGCTGACGGCGGTACCCGATCCCGGCTCGGCCTGGACTGGGTGGGGCGGCGCCTGCTCCGGCACCGCGCTCACCTGCACCGTCAGTATGACCAAGGCCACTTCCGTCCAGGCCAACTTCCGTTAGCTGTTCAGGGATTCGGGCATCGGCCCGAGCCGCTCTCCACCAAACCGCGCGCCCGGAGCGAACTTCCGCCCCGGGCGCACTTTCGTTGGCGAATCAATCCCGTTTGAAGAAGATCGCGCCCCAGTTTGAGCCGACCTCCACGCTCAGGCGGCCACCCTGGGCCGTCACGGTGTGGCCGCTGATTAGGTCCGTCCAGGGGCCTGCGTCCGGGACCTCGAAGGAGACCCATTGCGTGTACTGGGCAAAGTTCAAGGCTATATAGAACCGTTCCAGATGCCCCTGGCCGTCGTCGCCCCACCGGTGATAGACCACCAGGTTGCCGGCGCGGTCGAGGCCGAAGCCGTGCTCATTGCGCTGGGTATTCGATTCGTCCCAGTTGTTGGGGTAGAAGTTGGTGCTGCGCAGGCCGGGATGCGCGTTCCGGATGCTCATCATCTGCTGGTAGCGGGCGAAGAGGGTGGGGCCCGGTTCGGCGTCACGCAGCAGCCAGTTTAAAGGGCGCGGGACGACACGGCCATCGCCGTCCTCGGGCATGTCGTTGTCGAGCCCGAACTCCTGCCCGTTGTAGATGAGCGTCGCTCCGGGGCTGGTGAAGAGAGCGATGATGTACGGCTGGGTCAGGTACCAGAAGTCGCGCCCACCGGCTTTCAACATGAAGCGGCGATGGTCGTGATTCTCGATGTAGATCGTCGGTGTGTGATCCGTGCCGAAATCGCGATGTGCGTCCAGCAGGCGCATTAGGCCGGGGTCCACCTGGGGACGGCCTTCGGGCCGGTTGCCGAGGTAGTCCATATTTCGGCTGCGGAACGGGTCGAGCCAGCAACTGGTGGCGCCCACTTTGTTGGTGACGTCGATGGCCTCGAAGTCCCAACTGTGTTCCAGGATCAGGGCGAAGTTTTTGTTGTCAGTGTCCACGCAGTGGGCGCGGATATCCGAGAGCAGCTTGGGCAGGCCATGCGCGCGGTCGTCGGCCTTGTAGATGCCCAGCGTGTTGTCCAGGCGGATGCCGTCGATCTGGAACTTGTCCATCCAGTAGAAGCAGACATCGCGGATGTACTCATACGTGCATTGGTTGGCGTAGTCCAGATCCTGGAAATAGCTGTGGTCGGCGAAGTTGCCGACATAAGGCGAATCGGCGGGTTCCTGGTAGAGCCAGTAGTAGGGGAAGCCGCGATCGGGCGGGGAAGCGTCGGCGTGATTGAAGACGCCGTCCATGATGACGTGGATGTCGCGCTTGTGGCACTCGTTGATGAGCCGCTTCAAGTGGACGAGTTTGTCCAATTCGGTGTCCGGGTTCAGGGTGTACTTGTGGGCCACCGAGAAGTACTGCACCGGGTTGTAGCCCCAGCTGAAGTCCTGTGTCGTATCCACCGGGTAGGTCCAGGCGGTCCACGGCATGAACTCGATGGCGTTGATGCCCAGGGCTACGAGGTCATCGAGTTTCCGGGCGATGGTCTGCAGCGGGGCCTCGTCCGATCTCTTCAGGTTTGCCGTGAAGTCATCGATCATCAGTTCGTAGAGGATGAGGTCGCCGTAGGGGCGGCGCGGACTGGCCAGCGGCTGGACCGTAGCCACGGAACCGCCCACCACGAAGGCGGAATTCTGATTCTCGGTGCCGCCGTACCGGGAACACGGATCGGTGATCTGGCGCGGCGCCGCTTCCGTGAAGTGCAGCAGGTATTTGTACTCGTAGAAGCCGTCGGGCAACGGCGCCGAGACGAAGGTGTACACGATGCCCTTCACCGTGGCGGTTTGGGGATCCGTGTAGTTCGACGGGCTCATCCGGACGGGGTGGTCAGGATCCCAGATGCGAGTCAGCGGGTTCTGGAAACCGCCGATCACGAACACATCGGTCAGGCCTGGCGAGCCGCCGCTGGTGTACTGGTCGGGGTCCAGCGTGTTGTCGGGTACAAAGAGCTTAAACGTGACGGTTTTGTCGTTCTGGTCGACAATGGCGCCAAACTGCTCATACATTCGAGGGTCCTCCGAGGGTAGGGTGGCCGCAGTGCAGCCTCAGCCTGGGCGTTGGGCACGACAGAACATTCTCCCCTGGCTGCACGCGTAGCTGTTGCTCCGCCTGGTCCTGCCTCTTGTTTGCGGGCAGGCTCCGGCCTATTGCATTGCGCGGAATGGGGATGACGCGATCCCCACATACATTGTGTAGTTCAGGGCCCGGCCGTTTCGGTAACCGGGCCACCAGCTTTACTTGCCGTAGCCTTCGGCCTGGAAGGCGTCTTTCAGGGCACCCAGCAGGAGTTGGACATTCTCCGGGCTGGAACCGTAGCCCATCGTGCCGATGCGGAAGACTTTGCCGCCCAACGGCCCGAGACCGCCCGCGATCTCGATGCTATGCTCCGCCATCAATTTCTTGCGGACGTTCATGTCGTTCACGCCGGCAGGAACGAAGGGGGTGTTCAGCGTCCACAGGCGGTGGCCTTCGGCGACCAGCATGCCCACGCCGATCTCCGCCAGTCCGGCGACAAAGGCTTCGTGGTTGGCCTTGTGGCGGGCCCAGCGGTTTTCCAGACCCTCTTCCGTGATGATGGCCAGGGACTCGTGCAGGGCATAGAACATCGAAATGGGCGCCGTGTGGTGGTAGCGGTGGGCGCTCTCGTAGTAGTCCAGCAGGAGTTTGAGGTCCAGATACCAGCTCACCGTCGTCGTTTTGCGGGCCTTCAGCCATTCGAGGGCGCGCGGGGAGCAGGTGATGGGCGCCAGGCCGGGCGGGCACCCCAGCGCTTTCTGGGTGCCGCTATAGGCGATGTCGATTCCGGATTCGTCCACCAGGACCGGCATGCCGCCCAGGCTGGTGACGCAGTCGGCAATGACGAGCGCGCCGGCCTCGTGCGCGGCCTTGCAGATGGCATGGCCGGGCTGGTAGGCGCCGGTGGAGGTTTCCGCCTGGACGAAGGCGACCACGGCCGGCTTGGTGCTGGCGATGAACTCGCGCGCCTCGGCGTCGGTGTAGGTCTCGCCCCAGGGCTTCTCCAACCGCACTACGTCGCCGCCGTGACGGCGCGCCATCTCCGTCAGCCGATCAGAGAAGTAGCCATTCGCGAAGACGGCCACCTTGGCGCCCGGCTCCACGAAGTTGGTCACCGCGCATTCCATGCCGGCGCTGCCGGTGCCCGAGATCACCATGGTGAACTCGTTGGCCGTGCCGAAGCAGGTCTTAAGGCCCCGGCGAATGTCCTCATTCACCTGGAAGAAGAAGGGATCCAGGTGGCCCACAATGGGCTGCCGCATGGCTTCGTAGACGCGCGGATGGACCGGCGACGGCCCGGGTCCGAAGAGCAGCTTCGTGGGTGCTTTGAGTGCGGAGGCTGTGGTGGACATCACTGACCAGTTTATTCTGAATGGTAGGTCTCGTGATCGCACTCCCCGTCGATGCGCTGATCCCCTCGATTCTCGAGTCGCTGCGCACCACCCCGAATCTCGTACTGGAAGCCCCGCCCGGAGCGGGCAAGACCACGCGCGTACCGGCTGCCCTGTTGGGCGCGCTGAAGGGTCAAATCCTGGTGTTGGAGCCGAGGCGTCTGGCGGCCCGTCTGGCGGCCCGGCGGGTCGCGTCGGAACTAGGCGAACAGCCCGGCCAGACGGT encodes the following:
- a CDS encoding SDR family oxidoreductase; amino-acid sequence: MNFSTPTETTPRIALVTGAGSGIGRACALALQSAGYSVVLAGRREAALQETAGLATPGGGSMLAVPTDVGKPESVQALFAAIRSHFGRLDLLFNNAGANAPGIPMEELSFEQWNAVVAVNLTGPFLCAQQAIRLMKEQEPRGGRIINNGSISAHAPRPGSAPYTATKHAITGLTKCISLDGREYDIACGQIDIGNAATEMTQRMTSGVRQANGSTMVEPRMDVRHVADAILYMAGLPLDANVQFLTVMATTMPFIGRG
- a CDS encoding pyridoxal-phosphate-dependent aminotransferase family protein, which translates into the protein MSTTASALKAPTKLLFGPGPSPVHPRVYEAMRQPIVGHLDPFFFQVNEDIRRGLKTCFGTANEFTMVISGTGSAGMECAVTNFVEPGAKVAVFANGYFSDRLTEMARRHGGDVVRLEKPWGETYTDAEAREFIASTKPAVVAFVQAETSTGAYQPGHAICKAAHEAGALVIADCVTSLGGMPVLVDESGIDIAYSGTQKALGCPPGLAPITCSPRALEWLKARKTTTVSWYLDLKLLLDYYESAHRYHHTAPISMFYALHESLAIITEEGLENRWARHKANHEAFVAGLAEIGVGMLVAEGHRLWTLNTPFVPAGVNDMNVRKKLMAEHSIEIAGGLGPLGGKVFRIGTMGYGSSPENVQLLLGALKDAFQAEGYGK
- a CDS encoding SDR family NAD(P)-dependent oxidoreductase, which codes for MANAPLSITPGRQDAGAGKLVGMAEYPRFDLTGRTALVTGAARGLGRAISLALAHAGADVALGLRDASSDGGLAEEIEAMGRKALRLQMDVSSLQQIHQAVESAAAQFGRLDILVNNVGMAEVNPAEAVTEAEYDRQFSLNVKSAFFASQAAAQVMMRQQGGSIVTLSSQAGFVALPGVSVYCMTKAALVHMTRCLAVEWGKHGIRVNAVAPTFIATPGNAEVLADDAFRADVVERIAALHRIGEPMEVAGAVVFLASGAASMITGHTMLIDGGWTAR
- a CDS encoding InlB B-repeat-containing protein, with product MKPWIALCQDTFARSLKRGTFLLAVLSAAVCAQAQTPVTLFGALSNFDVLNDTKEPAYGFEIELHGVSSVGGTFNWNRFGAANIVPFQGGVYVRYLSGYDPATKQYLTATPAAVDFTPTNGHQCVLGTLNYQTSGCEHFGVWTYQNPTATYYYWLVADPANPGTLKRYGSPVSIPAPVWTVIQPAKPADPVQVAADIVAPIQPVAAFQYGDAQWMKVYKTEHKRKVGLDELVTDNAVVPEDPAQVETSWYLVQAKIGGKGKRNQKRNQGALGGGSQAVVRRYEFYKFAGTYDAITHEAICADALCNVPADAEVGNYIGAQMAAADLDGPAVVDLTVATAGSGLVTGNVGSIKCPGVCSASLNTGTSVTLTAAAAKGVVFAGWGGACQGTALTCTFTMNAATSVTASFKSSFTLSVNRAGKGVVTSAPAGIDCGGRGSCSNTFPQDAQVTLTAVPDPGSAWTGWGGACSGTALTCTVSMTKATSVQANFR
- a CDS encoding alpha-amylase family glycosyl hydrolase, with the protein product MYEQFGAIVDQNDKTVTFKLFVPDNTLDPDQYTSGGSPGLTDVFVIGGFQNPLTRIWDPDHPVRMSPSNYTDPQTATVKGIVYTFVSAPLPDGFYEYKYLLHFTEAAPRQITDPCSRYGGTENQNSAFVVGGSVATVQPLASPRRPYGDLILYELMIDDFTANLKRSDEAPLQTIARKLDDLVALGINAIEFMPWTAWTYPVDTTQDFSWGYNPVQYFSVAHKYTLNPDTELDKLVHLKRLINECHKRDIHVIMDGVFNHADASPPDRGFPYYWLYQEPADSPYVGNFADHSYFQDLDYANQCTYEYIRDVCFYWMDKFQIDGIRLDNTLGIYKADDRAHGLPKLLSDIRAHCVDTDNKNFALILEHSWDFEAIDVTNKVGATSCWLDPFRSRNMDYLGNRPEGRPQVDPGLMRLLDAHRDFGTDHTPTIYIENHDHRRFMLKAGGRDFWYLTQPYIIALFTSPGATLIYNGQEFGLDNDMPEDGDGRVVPRPLNWLLRDAEPGPTLFARYQQMMSIRNAHPGLRSTNFYPNNWDESNTQRNEHGFGLDRAGNLVVYHRWGDDGQGHLERFYIALNFAQYTQWVSFEVPDAGPWTDLISGHTVTAQGGRLSVEVGSNWGAIFFKRD